From one Plasmodium chabaudi chabaudi strain AS genome assembly, chromosome: 4 genomic stretch:
- a CDS encoding activator of Hsp90 ATPase, putative, which translates to MSFEIQEEYYVPPEVLFNAFSDAYTLTRLSRGSLAEVDLKVGGKFTLFSGSISGEFVEIDKPNKIIQKWRFKDWNDSDYSKVTLEFVFIKENHTMLKLKHEHIPQTNRYNEGGILERCKSGWMENYLRNIEMVLGYPKKK; encoded by the exons ATGAGTTTTGAAATTCAAGAGGAATATTATGTCCCCCCAGAAGTCTTATTTAATGCATTTTCCGATGCATACACTTTAACGAGACTATCCAGAGGGTCCTTAGCTGAAGTG GACCTAAAAGTTGGAGGGAAGTTTACACTTTTCTCTGGGAGCATAAGTGGTGAGTTTGTCGAAATTGACAAgccaaataaaataattcaaaagtGGAGATTTAAAGATTGGAATGATTCAGATTATAGTAAGGTGACATTAGAATTTGTATTcataaaagaaaatcaCACTATGCTCAAGTTAAAGCATGAGCATATTCCTCAAACCAACAGATATAATGAAG GAGGCATTTTGGAACGATGCAAATCTGGATGGatggaaaattatttacgTAATATCGAAATGGTATTGGGATACCCcaagaaaaaatag
- a CDS encoding pre-mRNA-processing factor 19, putative produces MSILCTISGQTPEEPVVSKTGYIFEKRLIEKHIKNYGICPVSGEVLTLDDLYPIKIEKFVKPRPITATSIPGLLSIFQTEWDSMISEMFTLRTHVNDVRNQLSHCLYQYDAATRVIAKLLKEKNNYQEEINNLRNQILQLKNGNDIFDDLEMGISEDLLNEMQNIAKDLLMNRKKRKVENVNSPNDWKKITSTNEFNIHSSVIPGVTCLAIDINKLKYNYDDDHKNHNFFSGGKDGNIYYVSLNNNKIISKLQGHLKKVNSIISHPSNSICISGSNDKTIRVWKGDPDTNEFVTSHVITKHKDNVHSLSLHPLENYFISSSKDSIWILHDMETGKTIKTCKSSPSPFKNLSIHPDGMMFGIGSEDSNIYIYDIKSQEYKASLTGHTKSVECISFSENGYYLASISKDNTLKLWDLRKATSFQTIELEDTPKHITFDYSGKYLSLSVGNDIQIFNFETKNQASLITTLSSHTDVVTQTCFGSRTSYLLSSSMDKTVKLWS; encoded by the coding sequence atgtCAATTTTATGTACAATAAGCGGGCAAACGCCCGAAGAACCAGTAGTAAGTAAAACTgggtatatttttgaaaaacgGTTGATTGAAaagcatattaaaaattatggaaTATGCCCAGTAAGTGGAGAAGTATTAACTTTAGATGATTTATATCcaattaaaattgaaaagtTTGTAAAACCTAGACCAATTACAGCTACAAGTATACCAGGACTATTATCCATTTTTCAAACAGAATGGGATTCAATGATATCTGAAATGTTTACCCTAAGAACTCATGTTAATGATGTTCGAAATCAACTAAGCCATTGTTTATATCAATATGATGCAGCTACTAGAGTTATtgcaaaattattaaaggaaaaaaataattatcaagaagaaataaataatttacgaaatcaaattttacaattaaaaaatggaaatgatatatttgatGATTTAGAAATGGGAATAAGTGaagatttattaaatgaaatgcAAAATATTGCAAAAGATTTATTAAtgaatagaaaaaaaagaaaagtaGAAAATGTGAATTCACCAAATgattggaaaaaaattacaagtACAAACGAATTTAATATTCATTCATCTGTAATACCAGGTGTAACTTGTTTAGCtatagatataaataaattaaaatataattatgatgaTGATCATAAAAaccataattttttttcgggAGGAAAAGatggaaatatttattatgtctcattaaataataataaaattatatcaaaattacaaggccatttaaaaaaagttaattcAATTATTTCACACCCATCCAATTCTATATGTATTTCTGGATCGAACGATAAAACTATTCGAGTATGGAAAGGCGACCCAGATACAAATGAATTTGTAACTTCACATGTTATCACAAAACATAAAGATAATGTTCATTCTTTATCATTACATCCTcttgaaaattattttataagttCATCGAAAGATAGTATTTGGATTCTTCATGATATGGAAACAGGAAAAACTATTAAAACTTGTAAAAGTAGTCCAAGtccttttaaaaatttatcaatACATCCTGATGGTATGATGTTTGGTATAGGTTCAGAAGATtcgaatatttatatatatgatattaaAAGTCAAGAATATAAAGCATCATTAACAGGTCATACTAAATCTGTAGAATGCATTTCATTTAGTGAAAATGGATATTATTTAGCATCTATTTCTAAAGATAatacattaaaattatgGGATTTAAGAAAAGCTACAAGTTTTCAAACTATCGAATTAGAGGATACCCCAAAACATATCACTTTTGATTATTCTGGAAAATATCTATCTCTTTCAGTAGGAAatgatatacaaatatttaattttgaaaCCAAAAACCAAGCAAGCTTAATCACCACACTTTCATCACACACAGATGTAGTTACACAAACATGTTTTGGAAGTAGAACATCATACTTATTATCAAGTTCGATGGATAAAACTGTTAAGTTATGGAGTTAA
- a CDS encoding splicing factor 3B subunit 1, putative — MGTKRNESSKRDAKKKNIKYETDNAVNEIKYVREIDPMLNEDESDNAFLNNNNININNLKNEIVENELDNNNVDDISLGLIKDKSIRKRENEFQRKKYDYILSPGRADPFEEKSPSPGERTYTDIMLDISKENKKNKILSNNKKEHTMASTSDNRTQGEKRHLRFGNETGDGTKSKWDYINEDQDIIDFGNMATPAPNKWGETPFILNDANIKNKKKKLSRWDKTGDGGGNNINFADNGTINSDMNNMKTPIVSGNRYNENMMINTPIVGTNMMTPMTPYLGSIQNNDYIKFKIKNEMDFRNRPLTDEDLDNLLPSEGYEIVKPPEEYEAIRKNKLKILFKNMKDTTTTPLIQGSTNIIINPGQSTLRTGDDTYIDETGKSSFISHTPFYNLPTSDGTLKEEDEQILREQNKIMEITNPQLLNELKYIEIKNEDYIYFNKLFQNYDEEDLSQDEIKERKIMLLLLKIKNGSPSIRRNALRTITDKVKELGPENLFNLILPLMMQNTLEDQERHLLVKVIDRILFKLDDLVRPFVHKILVVIEPLLIDEDYYARVEGREIISNLAKAAGLATMIGIMRPDIDHPDEYVRNTTARAFAVVASALGIPSLILFLKAVCQSKKSWEARHTGIKIVQQMAILTGCAVLPHLKQLVNIIAHGLHDEHQKVRTITALALAALAEAAAPYGIEAFDPVLRPLWKGITEYRGKCLASFLKAIGLIIPLMDAYHANYYTKEVMIILINEFNSPDEEMKKIVLKCVKQCIQTEGIEKDYINQEIVNPFFEKFWVIRNSSDKKNFNLIVDTTVEIANKIGGAVVIAKIVDDLKDPSEPYRKMVMQTIQNIINNLGVDDIDQKLEEQLIDGILYSFQEQTSDDYYVLLNSFDVIVNKLKLRMKPYLPQIAGIIRWRLNTPLPKVRQQSAELIARIAKLIKICDEQQMLGHLALYLYEYLGEEYPEVLGNILKALKSIVVVLGVNNMTPPIKDLLPRITPILKNRHEKVQENVIDLIGIIADKGGDMVSPKEWDRICFDLIELLKSNKKLIRRATIQTFGYIARTIGPFEVLTVLLNNLRVQERQLRVCTTVAIAIVADTCLPYSVLAALMNEYKTQDLNVQNGVLKALSFMFEYIGEIAKDYVYSVISLLEHALTDRDLVHRQIATWACKHLALGCFGLNREDALIHLLNHVWPNIFETSPHLIQAVIDSIDGFRVALGPAIIFQYLVQGIFHPSKKVREIYWKIYNNVYIGHQDSLVPIYPPFETMGDSNFARDELRYVL; from the coding sequence ATGGGAACTAAAAGAAATGAATCAAGTAAAAGGGatgcgaaaaaaaaaaacataaaatatgaaactGATAATGCagtaaatgaaataaaatatgttagaGAAATCGATCCTATGTTAAATGAAGATGAATCTGATAATGCTTttctaaataataataatataaatataaataatttaaaaaatgaaatagttgaaaatgaattagataataataatgtggATGATATATCATTAGGATTGATAAAAGATAAGTCTATAAGAAAACGCGAAAATGAATTtcaacgaaaaaaatatgattatattttatcaccTGGAAGAGCAGATCCCTTTGAAGAAAAATCGCCATCCCCTGGTGAAAGAACTTACACAGATATTATGCTTGATATtagtaaagaaaataaaaaaaataaaattttaagtaataataaaaaagaacatACTATGGCATCTACCTCTGATAATCGTACTCAAGGAGAGAAAAGACATTTAAGGTTTGGAAATGAAACGGGAGATGGAACTAAAAGTAAATGggattatataaatgaagaTCAAGATATTATTGATTTTGGAAATATGGCAACACCTGCACCAAACAAATGGGGTGAAAcaccttttattttaaatgatgcaaatataaaaaataaaaaaaaaaaattatcacgATGGGATAAAACAGGAGATGGTGGtggtaataatataaattttgcaGATAACGGAACAATCAATTCagatatgaataatatgaaaactCCAATTGTTTCAGGAAATagatataatgaaaatatgatgaTAAATACTCCAATTGTTGGAACAAATATGATGACTCCTATGACACCATATTTAGGTtctatacaaaataatgattatataaaatttaaaataaaaaatgaaatggaTTTTAGAAATAGACCCTTAACAGATGAAGATTTAGATAATTTATTACCTTCAGAAGGATATGAAATAGTTAAACCTCCTGAAGAATATGAAGctataagaaaaaataaattaaaaatattatttaaaaatatgaaagatACAACAACAACACCTTTAATTCAAGGTAgtacaaatataattataaatccAGGACAAAGCACATTACGTACTGGTGATGATACATATATTGATGAGACTGGTAAGAGCTCATTTATTAGTCATACccctttttataatttgccAACGTCAGATGGTACTCTAAAGGAAGAAGATGAACAAATATTAAgggaacaaaataaaattatggaaATTACAAATCCACAActtttaaatgaattaaaatatattgaaataaaaaacgaagattatatttattttaataaattatttcaaaattatgatgaaGAAGATTTATCACaagatgaaataaaagagAGAAAGATTATGTTAttacttttaaaaattaaaaatggtaGTCCATCAATTCGAAGAAATGCATTAAGAACTATAACAGATAAAGTAAAAGAACTAGGACctgaaaatttatttaatttaatattaccTTTAATGATGCAAAATACGTTAGAAGATCAAGAAAGACATTTATTAGTTAAAGTTATAGAtcgaatattatttaagttGGATGATTTAGTTAGACCCTTTgtacataaaattttagtTGTCATTGAACCGCTACTTATTGATGAAGATTATTATGCAAGAGTAGAAGGGAGAGAAATCATTAGTAATTTAGCTAAAGCTGCAGGTTTGGCAACTATGATAGGTATTATGAGACCTGATATTGATCATCCAGATGAATATGTAAGAAATACAACTGCTCGAGCATTTGCTGTTGTTGCATCTGCATTAGGTATTCCatctttaatattatttttaaaagcaGTTTGTCAATCTAAGAAGAGTTGGGAAGCTAGACATACaggtataaaaattgtacaGCAAATGGCAATATTAACAGGCTGTGCAGTTTTACCGCATTTAAAACAGTtagtaaatattattgcaCATGGATTACATGATGAACATCAAAAAGTTCGAACCATAACTGCATTAGCTCTAGCAGCTTTAGCAGAAGCAGCAGCACCATATGGTATTGAAGCCTTTGATCCTGTTCTTCGACCATTATGGAAAGGAATTACAGAATATAGAGGAAAATGCCTAGCATCCTTTTTAAAAGCAATAGGACTTATTATACCCTTAATGGATGCATATCATGCAAACTATTACACAAAAGAAGTtatgattatattaataaatgaatttaatTCTCCTGAtgaagaaatgaaaaagatcGTTTTAAAATGTGTTAAACAATGTATTCAAACAGAAGGTATCGAAAAAGATTATATAAACCAAGAAATTGTAAATCCATTTTTCGAAAAATTTTGGGTTATAAGAAATAGTAGTGATAAAAagaattttaatttaattgttGATACAACAGTTGAAAttgcaaataaaattggaGGAGCAGTAGTTATAGCAAAAATAGTAGATGATCTAAAAGATCCATCAGAACCTTATAGAAAAATGGTTATGCAAacaatacaaaatataattaacaaCTTAGGGGTTGATGATATAGATCAAAAATTAGAAGAACAATTAATTGATggtattttatattcatttcaAGAACAAACATCAGATgattattatgttttattaaattcttTTGATGTTattgtaaataaattaaaactaAGAATGAAACCCTATTTACCACAAATTGCTGGAATCATTCGATGGAGACTTAATACACCATTACCTAAGGTAAGACAACAAAGTGCTGAACTTATAGCTCGAATCGCTAagctaataaaaatatgtgacGAACAGCAAATGCTTGGTCATTTagctttatatttatatgaatatctGGGAGAAGAATATCCAGAAGTATTAGGAAACATTTTAAAGGCATTAAAATCTATTGTAGTAGTATTAggtgtaaataatatgacaCCACCTATTAAAGATTTATTACCAAGAATTACacctattttaaaaaatagacaTGAAAAAGTTCAAGAAAATGTAATTGATTTAATTGGAATTATTGCAGATAAAGGAGGAGATATGGTTTCACCAAAAGAATGGGATAGAATATGTTTTGATTTAattgaattattaaaatcaaataaGAAGTTAATTAGAAGAGCTACTATACAAACATTTGGATATATAGCACGTACTATTGGACCATTTGAAGTCTTAAcagtattattaaataatttaagaGTTCAAGAAAGACAATTAAGAGTATGTACTACAGTTGCTATAGCAATTGTTGCTGATACATGCTTGCCATATTCTGTTTTAGCAGCCCTTAtgaatgaatataaaacacaAGATCTTAATGTACAAAATGGTGTATTAAAAGCATTATCTTTTATGTTTGAATATATTGGAGAAATTGCAAAAGATTATGTTTATTCTGTTATATCATTGTTAGAACATGCATTAACAGATAGAGATTTAGTTCATAGACAAATAGCTACATGGGCTTGTAAACATTTAGCTTTAGGTTGCTTCGGACTTAATCGTGAAGATGCtttaatacatttattaaatcatGTATGgccaaatatttttgaaacatCACCACATTTAATACAAGCCGTTATAGATTCTATAGATGGTTTTAGAGTTGCTCTTGGTCCAGCTATTATATTTCAATATCTAGTACAAGGAATTTTTCATCCTTCAAAAAAAGTTAGAGAGATTTattggaaaatatataataatgtttaTATTGGTCATCAAGATAGTCTTGTCCCGATATACCCCCCATTTGAAACAATGGGAGACAGTAACTTTGCTAGGGATGAATTACgttatgttttataa
- a CDS encoding dual specificity protein phosphatase, putative, translated as MIVKVFDKIFISNVYDANNVYKLISLNIGGVLTCFECNGIEWCSHHESDKNSLLFYKDRLINFKGELPKEADKNDNKAVSSPKTESHDESEHCDHIIFPREILNDKMENNTIRDYINSMVEIENDDYVCCFKNSESNLKEPPNLETNESENKIQEAKVMTNVQTVCELNKTMRENLSISYDNIYKIKHMYLNILDTFDENILNHVEKAHEFIDKTINENKNILIHCMAGISRCSSIILSYVSRKNQKGINHNFSILKSRYPFAHPNENFYRQLLLYEKMNYNLDGSNEYHNIYKKIKLSNKFLEDLKFCNLNNKEAPTCRYSCKFCRRVLFNDNDIIEHDTTKNQIKKKYGKFCTSIFIEKKEWILTDNKMKGIVYCPNASCNTKLGKWSWTGICCSCGYLQIPAFMFNDSNVDRMKININ; from the exons ATGATAGTAAAGGtgtttgataaaatatttataagtaATGTATACGATGcaaataatgtatataaattaataagtCTTAATATTGGAGGTGTATTGACATGCTTCGAATGTAATGGAATTGAATGGTGTAGTCATCATGAAAGCGATAAGAatagtttattattttacaaagACAGGCTGATAAACTTTAAAGGAGAACTACCAAAAGAAGcagataaaaatgataacaaAGCAGTAAGTAGTCCCAAAACTGAATCTCATGATGAATCAGAACATTGtgatcatataatttttccacgagaaatattaaatgataaaatggaaaataatactATTAGGGATTACATAAATTCAATGGTagaaattgaaaatgatgattatGTTTGTTGTTTCAAAAACAGTGAGTCAAATCTAAAAGAACCACCTAATTTGGAAACAAATGaaagtgaaaataaaatacaagaAGCAAAAGTAATGACAAATGTACAAACAGTTTgtgaattaaataaaacgaTGAGAGAAAATTTGAGCATTTcttatgataatatatataaaataaaacatatgtatttaaatatactaGACAcatttgatgaaaatatattaaatcatGTTGAAAAAGCACATGAGTTTATAGATAAAAcaattaatgaaaataaaaatattttaattcattgTATGGCTGGAATTTCTAGATGTTCCtctataatattatcatatgtttctagaaaaaatcaaaaaggaattaatcataatttttcaatacTTAAAAGTAGATATCCATTTGCTCACCCAAATGAAAACTTCTACCGACAACtcttattatatgaaaaaatgaactATAACCTtgat ggATCTAATGAATAtcataacatatataaaaaaattaaactaAGCAATAAGTTTCTTGaagatttaaaattttgtaatttaaataataaagaagcTCCTACCTGTAGATACAGTTGCAA ATTTTGCAGACGCGTCCTATTCAATGATAACGACATAATTGAGCATGACACAACGAAGAACCAAATCAAGAAGAAg taCGGAAAATTCTGTACAAGCATTTTTATAGAAAAGAAGGAGTGGATACTGACCGACAACAAAATGAAAGGCATTGTATATTGTCCTAACGCTAGT TGTAATACCAAGCTTGGGAAATGGTCGTGGACTGGAATTTGCTGTTCCTGTGGCTACTTGCAAATCCCTGCATTTATG TTTAACGACTCTAATGTTGATCGTATGAAAATTaacataaattaa